A single genomic interval of Helianthus annuus cultivar XRQ/B chromosome 6, HanXRQr2.0-SUNRISE, whole genome shotgun sequence harbors:
- the LOC110865760 gene encoding putative pectinesterase/pectinesterase inhibitor 22, which yields MTLPTFLVFSLIFSPLIMLVSSQNQNYQEQIMENPLILQACSNIKDRNACLSNLKSFLDNHNSVNQKPESILRAALKATLNETQLAMQTFTRFTSLSSSSREQIAIEDCKELLDFSVSELAWSLAEMREIRAGSQNPHSQGNLKAWLSAALSNQDTCLEGFEGTDRHLESFIRGSLTQVTQLISNVLTLYTQLHTLPFKPPRNYGAKTNTFFPHWMTKGDKDLMVASPNGMHMDAVVALDGSGRYRSISEAISDAPDHSDRRYVIYVKRGVYKENVDMKKKKTNIMLVGDGIGATVVTGDRNFLQGWTTFRTATVAVSGRGFIARDITFRNTAGPQSHQGVALRVDSDQSAFYRCSMEGYQDTLYAHSLRQFYRECTISGTIDFIFGNGAAVLQNCKIYTREPLPLQKVTITAQGRKNPNQNTGFSIQDSFVYATKPTYLGRPWKEYSRTVFMNTYMSAMVQPRGWLEWYGNFALSTLWYGEYRNYGPGAGLSGRVRWPGYHMAMDASTADSFTVRRFIEGLAWLPATGVTFSAGLSN from the exons ATGACACTCCCAACATTTCTTGTTTTTTCTCTCATTTTCTCACCCTTGATCATGCTAGTTTCCTCTCAAAACCAAAACTATCAAGAACAAATCATGGAAAACCCATTGATTCTTCAAGCTTGTAGCAATATAAAAGATAGAAACGCGTGTCTCTCAAACCTGAAATCCTTTCTTGACAACCATAATTCGGTTAACCAAAAGCCTGAGTCAATCTTGAGAGCTGCCCTAAAGGCGACACTCAACGAGACACAACTTGCCATGCAAACGTTCACCAGGTTCACCTCGTTGTCTTCAAGTTCGCGGGAGCAAATCGCGATTGAGGATTGCAAGGAACTCCTAGACTTCTCAGTTTCTGAGCTTGCATGGTCCTTAGCCGAGATGAGGGAGATTCGAGCCGGTTCTCAAAACCCTCATTCCCAAGGGAACCTAAAGGCATGGCTAAGTGCTGCTTTAAGCAATCAAGATACTTGTCTTGAAGGATTTGAAGGCACAGATAGACACCTTGAGAGCTTTATAAGGGGAAGTCTAACACAAGTAACACAACTCATTAGTAATGTATTGACTTTATATACACAACTACATACCTTACCTTTCAAACCACCAAGAAACTATGGTGCTAAAACTAATACCTTCTTTCCACATTGGATGACGAAAGGTGATAAAGATTTGATGGTTGCGAGTCCGAATGGGATGCATATGGACGCGGTGGTGGCGTTGGATGGGTCCGGACGTTATCGCTCCATTTCTGAAGCGATTAGTGATGCGCCTGATCATAGTGACAGGAGATATGTTATATATGTGAAAAGGGGAGTTTATAAGGAGAATGTGGACATGAAAAAGAAGAAGACCAACATAATGCTTGTAGGGGATGGCATTGGAGCCACCGTGGTGACGGGAGATCGGAACTTCTTGCAAGGATGGACTACATTTCGCACAGCCACTGTTG CCGTCTCCGGCAGGGGCTTCATAGCAAGGGACATCACATTCCGCAACACAGCCGGTCCACAGAGCCACCAAGGCGTCGCACTGCGAGTGGATTCTGATCAGTCCGCCTTTTATCGGTGTAGCATGGAAGGCTACCAAGACACCCTCTACGCCCATTCCCTCCGCCAATTCTACCGCGAATGCACCATTTCAGGCACCATCGATTTCATATTTGGCAACGGTGCAGCCGTCCTCCAAAACTGCAAGATCTACACTAGAGAGCCTCTTCCACTACAAAAAGTCACAATCACGGCTCAAGGCCGCAAGAACCCAAATCAGAACACAGGGTTTTCAATCCAAGATAGCTTTGTTTACGCCACGAAACCGACTTATTTGGGGAGGCCATGGAAAGAATATTCAAGGACAGTGTTCATGAACACGTACATGAGTGCAATGGTGCAGCCACGAGGGTGGCTAGAATGGTATGGGAACTTTGCATTGAGCACATTGTGGTATGGGGAGTACAGGAATTATGGTCCGGGTGCAGGGTTGTCCGGGCGGGTTCGATGGCCAGGCTACCACATGGCTATGGATGCATCGACCGCGGATTCTTTCACTGTCCGCCGGTTTATAGAAGGTTTGGCATGGTTACCGGCTACTGGAGTAACATTCTCAGCTGGTTTATCTAATTAA